CGACGGAAGAGGTTTTCTGACGATCCGTCAGATTCTTTACACCGGCACGCACACCCGCGGCGCACCGTGCGTCATCCGGTGGTCTCCAGCACCGCCATCGCCGCGTTGTGCCCCGGCACCCCGCTCACCCCTCCCCCGCGCACCGCGCCCGCGCCGCACAGCAGGACGTTCCGGTGCCGGGTCTCTACTCCCCAACGGCCCGTGTCCTGCTGGGAGTAGGGCCAGGACAGGGCGCGGTGGAAGATGTTGCCGCCGGGCAGCCGCAGGTCCCGTTCGAGGTCGAGCGGGGTCTTCGCCTCGATGCAGGGGCGGCCGTCGGCGTCGGTGGCCAGGCAGTCGGCGAGGGGTTCGGCGAGGTGGGCGTCGAGCTGGGCGAGGGTGGCCTTCAGCAGTTCCTCGCGTACGGCGTCGTTGTCCCGGTCGAAGAGCCGGGCCGGGGTGTGCAGTCCGAACAGGGTGAGCGTCTGGTAGCCGCGCTCGGCGAGGCCGGGGCCGAGGATGGTGGGGTCGGTCAGGGAGTGGCAGTAGATCTCCGAGGGCGGGACGGCGGGGAGTTCACCGGCGGCCGCCTGGGCGTGGGCGGTGGCGAGCTGCCGGTAGCCCTCGGCGATGTGGAAGGTGCCGGCGAAGGCCTCCCGCGGGTCGACGGCCGGGTCGCGCAGCTTCGGCAGCCGGGTGAGCAGCATGTTGACCTTGAGCTGGGCGCCCTCGGCGGGCTCGGGTGACGGATCCCCCGTCAGGACGGCCAGCTCCTGCGGCGAGGCGTTGACGAGGACGTGCCGGGCGGCGGCTACGCCCTCGCCGTCGGCCGTGCGATAGGTGACCTCGGCGGTGTGTCCGTCGGTGGCGACCCGGACCGCCTCGTGCCCGGTCTCGATGACCGCCCCGGCCGAACGGGCCGCGGCGGCCAGCGCGTCGGTGAGGGCGCCCATGCCGCCCACGGGCACGTCCCAGGCGCCGGTGCCACCGCCGATGACGTGGTAGAGGAAGCAGCGGTTCTGGACGAGTGAGGGCTCGTGGGCGTCCGCGAAGGTGCCGATCAGGGCGTCGGTGAGGACCACGCCCCGGACCAGGTCGTCGGTGAAGTTCTCCTCGACGGCGACGCCGATCGGTTCCTCGAACAGGGCTCGCCAGGCGGTCTCGTCGTCGATGCGGCGGCGCAGTTCGTCGCGGGTGGCCAGGGGCTCGGTGAGGGTCGGGAAGACGCGCTCGGCGACGCGCGCGGTCATGCCGTAGAAACGCTGCCAGGCCGCGTACTCGCGCTCGCCGCCGGTCAGCCGGGCGAAGGCCTCCCGGGTGCGCTGTTCACCACCGCCGACGAGGAGTCCGGTGGGCCGGCCGTCCCGCTCGGCCGGGGTGTACGACGAGACGGTGCGGGCGCGGACCCGGAAGTCGAGCCCGAGTTCGCGGACGATCTTCTGCGGCAGCAGGCTGACCAGGTAGGAGTAGCGCGACAGCCGGGCGTCGACACCGGCGAACGGGCGGGTGGAGACGGCGGCGCCGCCGGTGTGGTCCAGCCGTTCCAGCACCAGCACCGAGCGGCCCGCCCGGGCCAGGTAGGCGGCGGCGACCAGGCCGTTGTGTCCACCGCCGACGATGACGGCGTCGTAGGTGCGGGTGTGCGCGTTGGCAGGCATGGTTCTTCGTAACACGTGTTGATCCACGGCGGCCAGAGGTGGGCCCCGACGGTGGTCACGCGCCGCCGCCCCGGCCTTGGCCAGGCGCGTCTGCCCGACCCTGGTTACGCACCTCCGTCCCAACCGTAACCACGCGCCTGCGCCCCGACCGTGGTCAGGCTGGTCCGCCCCCAACACGGCCACGCGCCTCCACCCCAACCACCGCCAGACCCATCCGCCCCGAACACGACCACGCGCCTCCACCCCGACCGCCGTCAGACTCGTCCGCCCCCAACACGACCACGCGCCTCCACCCCGACCACAGCCACATACCCACACCCCAACCACCGCCAGACCCATCCGCCCCGAACACGACCACGCGCCTCCGTCCCGACCATGGTCACGCGCCGCGCCCCGACCATGGTCACGCGCCGCGCCCCAACCGTCGTCAGGTGCCGTCGGGCGCAGCGCGTCGGCGGATCACCG
The genomic region above belongs to Streptomyces sp. CG1 and contains:
- a CDS encoding phytoene desaturase family protein; its protein translation is MPANAHTRTYDAVIVGGGHNGLVAAAYLARAGRSVLVLERLDHTGGAAVSTRPFAGVDARLSRYSYLVSLLPQKIVRELGLDFRVRARTVSSYTPAERDGRPTGLLVGGGEQRTREAFARLTGGEREYAAWQRFYGMTARVAERVFPTLTEPLATRDELRRRIDDETAWRALFEEPIGVAVEENFTDDLVRGVVLTDALIGTFADAHEPSLVQNRCFLYHVIGGGTGAWDVPVGGMGALTDALAAAARSAGAVIETGHEAVRVATDGHTAEVTYRTADGEGVAAARHVLVNASPQELAVLTGDPSPEPAEGAQLKVNMLLTRLPKLRDPAVDPREAFAGTFHIAEGYRQLATAHAQAAAGELPAVPPSEIYCHSLTDPTILGPGLAERGYQTLTLFGLHTPARLFDRDNDAVREELLKATLAQLDAHLAEPLADCLATDADGRPCIEAKTPLDLERDLRLPGGNIFHRALSWPYSQQDTGRWGVETRHRNVLLCGAGAVRGGGVSGVPGHNAAMAVLETTG